The window CAATGCTGCCGTCGGCATTGCCGCAAATAACAGGCAGGCCGCAGGCCAGGGCTTCAATAAACACAATGCCAAAACCTTCTTTTTTGCTTGGCAGTACAAACATATCGGCCAGTAAAAAATGATCAGAAAGCTCCGGCTCCTCAATAAAACCGGTTAATATTACCTGGCTGGCTACATCGTGCTGCACTATCAGCTTATTAATCCTATCCTCTTCCTCATTATCATATTTACCTGCCAGTATATATTTAATATCGGGGTAACTGCTTTTTATTTTACTTACTGCCCGTATCACATGCTCGTATCCCTTATATTGCTCGGTAGATGCCAGGCGGGTTAGCGTAAAAATTACCGGTTGGGTTGGGTTTAATTTATAGCGTGCCAACAAGTACTTCGGCTTTTGAAAATTGGCGGGCAATTTCATAAAAGGATCAATGGCATTGTTTAAAACATCGCAAATAGCCGGGTTCAGGTTGTGCCTTACTATCATTTGCCCGCGGGTAAAATTACTTACACACACAACCTTGTCGCAACGTTTTAGCAAATATTCCTTAACCAACGAAAGCGGTCGCCAAACCTCAATGCCATGCGCAATAACCCATACCTTGCATTTGGGGTTAACTAATTTTATAAATAAGCCAATAACCGCAAGGTTTATGTGGCTTAAAATAATTATATCGGGTTTTACAGACCTGCTTATGGCTTTTAAAACAAAACCTACACGGTTTACACCAAAGCCTTTAAACGCACTGGCTGGCAGGTATTGAGGCATCAGATCATCTGGTTTATCGTACGCCGACCATAGCTCAAAATTCCAGTTAATATTTTGCGATAGTTGATATAACGAATGCCCCAATGTGCGGGTCATTTTTTGGATACCACCTGTGCTGCTAAACGTCTGCAATGTAAATAAGATTACTTTTTTAGACATAAGGTTGTATCTGGTAAAGTGCAAAAGCTTTAGACCAGTGGATTTGGTTGTTCTTAAACTTTTTAATTGTGTTTTGTGCCAGCTTGCCTTTGTACAGGGCGCTGTCGCTTATGGGGTTATATTCGCCCATCCAGCGTTGTAAAGGAAAGCTAAAGCCCATTTTGGGCCTGTTCCAAACTGCTTGCGGCAGTAAATCGCTAAAACTATCTATAAGTACCTTTTTAGCTTGCTGCTGGCTAAAGCGTATTGAAGGAGAAATGCGTTCGGCCAGGTTTGTAAAATCCTCATCTAAAAAAGGCACCCTCACTTCCAGTCCGTGATTCATGCTCATAACATCGGTATCCCTTAGTAATTGGTTTTGCATGTACAGGTTTGTTTCAAACCACGATGCTTGTTTGGCATCATAGTTATAATTTTCAGGTACATTGATGCCGTTGAAAAGAATATCTCTCACTTCGTTTTCGCCCATATCAAGAGTGCGGGCTATATCGCCCGGCGAAAATAATCCCCGCAACAGCAGGTAATCGGCTATGGGGTGCTTATTGGCCAAAAAGGTAAGCTTTTTGTAGGGATCTGGCAGTAAACCATGAGCGGCAGAGAAAAGGAAAGGCGGAATTTTTTTTAAATGCCTGATATACCTGATCCTGTTGAATGACGGATAGCCACCGAAGTATTCATCGGCTCCAACGCCCGATAGCACTGCTTTCAAGCCGTCCTCATGAGCGTATTTACTGATAAACCAACTATTAATGCCATCCGTAGTTGGCATGTCCATAGCGCTGATAATCTCTGGCAGGTGGTTTTCAAAATCCTGTTGCTGTACCAGGTGCGGGAAATTTTGACCACTTACTTTATCCAGTACCAGGCGCTGATAGGCTTGTTCATCGTAGCTTTTCTCATTAAAAAAAATGGATATCGTTTTAAGTTGCTCCTTTTTTTCTTTATCGGCCAACAGGGTAATCAGGCTGGAATCCGTTCCGCCACTTAAAAATACACCTAAGGGTGCGTCAGCTATAAGCTGGCGGTGAACTCCGTTCATTAACGTTTGTTTGATGAAGTGCTGTGCCTCGTAGGTGTCGGTTATCTGATCCTTAGT is drawn from Mucilaginibacter ginsenosidivorax and contains these coding sequences:
- the asnB gene encoding asparagine synthase (glutamine-hydrolyzing): MCRIAGVINNHLHPQLIRGQVKAMCQALQHGGPDDEGIFVDEKNNLVFGHRRLSIIDLSASGHQPMADVRQKIWITFNGEIYNYLELRNELLTLGVEFTSATDTEVIIAAYMQWGTDAFGRFRGMFAFALFDSIKKLTYLVRDTAGIKPLYYFIRPGQLSFASETRAFIAAGITTENEAAWPVRFLAFGHVPEPYTILKNVFSLAKGHYLCWNHASSTHVINTYKIAGQTKDQITDTYEAQHFIKQTLMNGVHRQLIADAPLGVFLSGGTDSSLITLLADKEKKEQLKTISIFFNEKSYDEQAYQRLVLDKVSGQNFPHLVQQQDFENHLPEIISAMDMPTTDGINSWFISKYAHEDGLKAVLSGVGADEYFGGYPSFNRIRYIRHLKKIPPFLFSAAHGLLPDPYKKLTFLANKHPIADYLLLRGLFSPGDIARTLDMGENEVRDILFNGINVPENYNYDAKQASWFETNLYMQNQLLRDTDVMSMNHGLEVRVPFLDEDFTNLAERISPSIRFSQQQAKKVLIDSFSDLLPQAVWNRPKMGFSFPLQRWMGEYNPISDSALYKGKLAQNTIKKFKNNQIHWSKAFALYQIQPYV
- a CDS encoding glycosyltransferase family 4 protein, translating into MSKKVILFTLQTFSSTGGIQKMTRTLGHSLYQLSQNINWNFELWSAYDKPDDLMPQYLPASAFKGFGVNRVGFVLKAISRSVKPDIIILSHINLAVIGLFIKLVNPKCKVWVIAHGIEVWRPLSLVKEYLLKRCDKVVCVSNFTRGQMIVRHNLNPAICDVLNNAIDPFMKLPANFQKPKYLLARYKLNPTQPVIFTLTRLASTEQYKGYEHVIRAVSKIKSSYPDIKYILAGKYDNEEEDRINKLIVQHDVASQVILTGFIEEPELSDHFLLADMFVLPSKKEGFGIVFIEALACGLPVICGNADGSIDAIRNGELGKAINTDDPAQLYKCITEFLESPLTPAKRENLQKKCLMYFNETDYMNKLHLLLNE